One Succinivibrio dextrinosolvens DNA window includes the following coding sequences:
- a CDS encoding IS1634 family transposase, which translates to MASLDDFDDDNEQVTAELGNLGLTAAGFDYFNLDEPIEFCIGKIGSHVKFKSSEIVKLLCCQVLNVPYQSLYGTQEFYRNRPLQALINRKDVTFEQLDRNVLSRTLDAIAEFGPERLFLRCSAKVAEKLGLKVESVHLDSTSFHYSGEPRIEDGCNIVLDQGYSRDNHPELGQINELMLCDELSKLPIFENCVSGHVHDKTSFRKVITDYWDSIKAQFKDLRYLTGDSALCTSPIAKEAKAHGIKMVTRIPDKNNEATSCREMLKAHPEQLVPVDKNNPEGTKAMWCGEGKLGDETVKKLLVQNELLYSTKKRTITKRAEKELDKVNSQLKKLWTQPCKCKADAEQELKKITAKLKLVKLTDAGISYEEVQKYTHKGRHGKDEQKVTVAVKVRAEAELDDTAIEQKIKEDTYYVICTNDVERNWTMAELIGVYKKQSVVERNWRCLKDKKLLINAIYLELPSRINALMWIMTTALLIYTATEYLMRKKMQEQKLTIPSPDHKVQLEKPSLMRLYQYIGNSGIVLQCNRSSGKVSVLGLPTEVKLVLVAMGDEWCRYYLKSYYQDKAF; encoded by the coding sequence ATGGCATCGCTTGACGATTTTGATGATGACAACGAACAGGTAACAGCTGAGCTTGGGAATCTGGGATTAACAGCAGCTGGATTTGATTATTTCAACCTTGATGAGCCTATTGAGTTCTGCATAGGAAAGATAGGTTCCCATGTTAAGTTTAAGAGCTCTGAAATAGTAAAGCTTTTATGCTGTCAGGTCCTGAATGTACCATATCAGTCACTGTATGGAACGCAGGAGTTTTACCGAAACCGACCATTACAGGCTCTGATAAATCGTAAAGATGTTACCTTTGAGCAGCTGGATAGAAATGTTCTCTCAAGAACTCTGGATGCCATTGCGGAATTTGGACCAGAGAGGCTGTTTTTAAGATGCTCTGCAAAGGTAGCAGAGAAACTGGGTCTCAAGGTAGAGAGTGTACACCTGGACAGTACCAGCTTCCACTATTCAGGAGAACCAAGAATAGAAGATGGATGCAATATTGTTCTGGACCAGGGATACAGTAGAGATAATCATCCTGAGCTGGGACAGATAAATGAGCTGATGCTCTGTGATGAGCTGAGTAAGCTGCCAATATTTGAAAACTGTGTCAGTGGACATGTCCATGATAAGACCAGTTTCAGAAAAGTCATTACCGACTATTGGGACAGCATAAAGGCACAGTTTAAGGATTTGCGTTATCTTACAGGAGACAGTGCCTTATGTACTTCTCCTATAGCTAAGGAAGCAAAGGCACATGGCATAAAAATGGTAACCCGTATTCCTGATAAGAATAACGAGGCTACATCCTGCAGAGAGATGTTGAAAGCTCATCCGGAACAGCTGGTTCCTGTAGATAAGAACAATCCTGAAGGTACTAAAGCCATGTGGTGTGGTGAAGGTAAACTTGGAGATGAAACCGTAAAGAAACTGCTGGTACAGAATGAGTTACTGTACTCCACCAAGAAGAGGACCATTACCAAAAGAGCAGAAAAGGAGCTTGATAAGGTAAATTCTCAGCTGAAGAAACTCTGGACGCAGCCATGCAAATGTAAGGCTGATGCAGAACAGGAATTAAAGAAAATCACGGCTAAGCTTAAGCTTGTAAAGCTTACTGATGCTGGTATTAGCTATGAGGAAGTACAGAAATACACTCATAAAGGCAGACACGGTAAGGATGAGCAAAAGGTAACTGTAGCGGTTAAGGTTAGAGCTGAAGCTGAGCTTGATGATACCGCCATAGAGCAGAAGATAAAAGAGGATACCTATTACGTCATCTGCACCAATGATGTTGAAAGAAACTGGACTATGGCAGAGCTCATAGGTGTATATAAGAAGCAGTCTGTAGTTGAGCGTAACTGGAGATGCCTCAAGGATAAGAAACTGCTTATCAACGCAATCTACCTTGAGCTTCCATCAAGAATAAATGCTCTGATGTGGATTATGACCACTGCTCTTTTGATATATACCGCAACAGAATACCTGATGCGAAAGAAGATGCAGGAGCAGAAGCTCACTATACCATCTCCTGACCATAAGGTTCAGCTTGAAAAGCCAAGCCTTATGAGACTGTATCAGTATATAGGCAACAGTGGAATCGTCCTTCAGTGCAACCGAAGTTCAGGAAAAGTATCTGTACTTGGACTTCCGACTGAAGTAAAACTGGTCCTGGTAGCTATGGGAGATGAATGGTGCCGGTATTACCTTAAGTCGTATTACCAGGACAAAGCGTTTTAA
- a CDS encoding EscU/YscU/HrcU family type III secretion system export apparatus switch protein — MAQENNDKDIIETQVEPDVPNSPEEVRPIDATDEDLSFKQTYEKASAAVAISYDEDKASPFVSALGYESRAQAIVDMAKELGLYVHKDPALFNQLKNLKEGEEIPKELYVIIATILSFSYYLQGKTPEKYRRADGSTAINTEA; from the coding sequence ATGGCACAGGAAAATAACGACAAGGACATTATAGAAACACAGGTTGAACCTGATGTACCCAATAGTCCGGAAGAAGTCAGACCGATTGATGCTACTGACGAGGATCTTTCTTTTAAACAGACTTACGAAAAAGCCAGTGCAGCTGTTGCCATAAGCTACGATGAGGATAAAGCCTCCCCTTTCGTTAGTGCTCTTGGTTATGAAAGTAGAGCTCAGGCAATTGTGGATATGGCAAAGGAGCTTGGACTTTATGTACATAAAGATCCTGCTCTTTTCAATCAGCTTAAAAATCTCAAAGAAGGAGAGGAAATCCCAAAAGAGCTTTATGTAATTATTGCTACCATCTTATCTTTCAGTTATTACCTTCAGGGAAAGACTCCAGAAAAATACAGACGAGCTGACGGCAGTACCGCCATCAACACTGAAGCTTAG
- a CDS encoding methyl-accepting chemotaxis protein, which produces MPVFNKMSVRGKLVAAFFSIIILTIFISAISLVQLFKTNDVIKYVHFILGTRYEAVSKIYYSMQEVDEICFEIQSDLKVFNPQEEEKLKAKMAELKDATDFINRTDTNNRKNVDPIAAGVKEYIALVNEKFLPTVKSNNSPMAQILYEKSLFRVSDKVKAHSLAITKHQIQQTTGRVDTIASTTPILIILVISVAAIIIAVTIALIFSGSIVAALNQAVNAADKIASGDLTHETHSRRLDEFGTLLKRIEYMRQQMNSLVGHIKNKTFAIEEKITAINNVTNRINESSQNTQNRALTVAAASDEMVSTTGDIAKNCENAAASADQSNVTTNQGVSEVESTIAGIHEQVERSKRDAAQIQALVDQSQKIGTIVQTIEDIASQTNLLALNAAIEAARAGEAGKGFAVVADEVRSLASRTGSSTQEIISMVTQIQTDANEANQSMTASLETMNILAEKASGVSTLLCSISDQVSGVNAQITQIATAAEQQTTATAEISTNMQNITEMAKDLTTEVDEAKQCVSESVSLLKELLDEVKELKV; this is translated from the coding sequence ATGCCTGTATTTAACAAAATGTCTGTAAGAGGAAAACTTGTTGCAGCATTCTTCTCTATCATTATTCTAACTATTTTTATTTCAGCCATTTCCCTGGTTCAGCTTTTTAAAACCAATGATGTAATTAAATATGTACACTTCATTTTAGGAACGAGATATGAGGCCGTCAGCAAGATTTATTACTCAATGCAGGAAGTTGATGAGATCTGTTTTGAAATTCAGTCTGATTTAAAAGTTTTTAATCCTCAGGAAGAGGAAAAACTAAAAGCAAAAATGGCTGAACTTAAGGACGCAACAGACTTTATTAATAGAACAGATACTAACAATAGAAAGAATGTTGATCCAATTGCAGCAGGAGTAAAGGAATACATTGCACTGGTCAACGAGAAGTTTCTTCCTACAGTAAAGAGCAACAACTCCCCTATGGCACAGATTCTCTATGAAAAGAGTCTGTTTAGAGTCAGTGACAAAGTTAAAGCACATTCTCTAGCCATTACAAAACATCAGATACAACAAACCACCGGCAGAGTTGATACAATCGCAAGTACAACACCAATTCTGATAATTCTCGTTATATCAGTTGCAGCGATAATTATCGCAGTAACAATTGCCCTGATATTCTCTGGCAGTATTGTCGCAGCCTTGAATCAGGCGGTAAATGCTGCAGATAAAATTGCAAGCGGTGACCTTACCCACGAAACTCATTCTCGTCGTCTGGATGAATTTGGAACTCTATTAAAAAGAATTGAGTATATGCGTCAGCAGATGAATTCTCTGGTTGGACACATAAAAAACAAGACCTTTGCAATCGAAGAGAAGATAACAGCCATCAATAATGTAACTAACCGTATCAACGAGTCATCACAGAATACACAGAACAGAGCTCTGACTGTGGCTGCCGCTTCGGATGAGATGGTATCAACCACAGGTGATATCGCAAAGAACTGTGAGAATGCAGCGGCTTCCGCTGATCAGTCCAACGTAACTACAAATCAAGGTGTGTCCGAAGTTGAATCGACCATTGCAGGTATTCATGAACAGGTTGAACGTTCTAAGAGAGACGCTGCTCAGATTCAGGCTCTAGTAGATCAGTCACAGAAGATTGGTACTATAGTGCAGACCATCGAGGACATTGCATCCCAGACTAATCTGCTTGCTCTGAACGCCGCTATTGAGGCTGCTCGTGCTGGTGAGGCTGGTAAGGGCTTTGCTGTAGTAGCAGATGAGGTGCGTTCACTTGCTTCAAGAACCGGAAGTTCTACTCAGGAAATCATCAGCATGGTAACCCAGATTCAGACCGATGCAAATGAAGCCAACCAGTCCATGACTGCCTCATTGGAAACCATGAATATACTGGCAGAGAAAGCCTCTGGAGTTTCTACCCTACTATGCTCTATTTCAGATCAGGTATCAGGAGTTAATGCTCAGATTACACAGATTGCCACAGCAGCTGAACAGCAAACCACAGCAACTGCGGAAATCTCTACCAATATGCAGAATATTACTGAGATGGCAAAAGATCTCACCACCGAGGTTGACGAGGCTAAGCAGTGTGTTTCTGAATCAGTAAGTCTGCTTAAAGAACTTTTAGATGAAGTTAAAGAACTGAAAGTTTAA
- the pseI gene encoding pseudaminic acid synthase, whose protein sequence is MFERRDHAFIVAELSGNHNGSLDRAIELMELAHDCGADAIKIQTYTEDSLTIDSDRDEFMLKGGLWGGQSYYELYKKAKTPREWMKPLFSHAKAHGILLFSSPFSYDDVDCLEEAGCPAYKIASYELNDIGLIDYCASFGKPMVMSTGLALEEEIDRAVAAVRKRGVTDLTLLHCESRYPAVPEKFNLKAIHYLKEKYGCKSGLSNHALGDELDIAAIALGADMIEKHFTDDRQNGGVDSAFSMDVKDLKKLVTDSRMVVSAMGRDGIYLHEDEYGARAGRRSIYLVKDIKKGEPLTDSHVKSIRPALGLEPYLLDSVLGKKALCDLKAPQPLNADDFLS, encoded by the coding sequence ATGTTTGAGAGAAGAGATCATGCTTTCATCGTTGCTGAACTTTCTGGCAATCATAACGGCTCTCTTGATAGAGCTATCGAACTTATGGAATTAGCTCATGACTGTGGGGCTGATGCAATTAAAATTCAGACCTATACTGAAGACAGTCTGACAATTGACTCAGATAGAGATGAGTTTATGCTCAAGGGTGGGCTGTGGGGAGGTCAGAGCTATTATGAGCTTTATAAGAAAGCAAAGACTCCTCGTGAATGGATGAAGCCTCTTTTTTCTCATGCAAAAGCTCATGGTATTCTTCTTTTCAGCTCTCCTTTCTCCTATGATGATGTAGACTGTCTGGAGGAGGCTGGATGTCCTGCTTACAAGATTGCCTCCTATGAGCTTAATGATATCGGACTTATCGACTATTGCGCATCCTTTGGCAAGCCAATGGTCATGTCTACCGGTCTGGCACTGGAAGAGGAAATTGACAGAGCGGTTGCTGCTGTCAGAAAAAGAGGCGTAACAGACTTAACTCTTCTCCACTGTGAGAGCCGCTATCCAGCTGTCCCTGAGAAGTTTAATCTTAAGGCTATCCATTATCTTAAGGAAAAATATGGCTGTAAGAGTGGATTATCTAATCATGCTTTAGGTGATGAGCTAGATATTGCTGCCATTGCCTTAGGTGCAGACATGATTGAAAAACATTTTACTGATGACAGACAGAATGGTGGTGTCGATAGTGCATTTTCAATGGATGTAAAAGATCTAAAAAAACTTGTTACTGATTCTAGAATGGTGGTTTCTGCCATGGGGCGAGACGGAATTTATCTTCATGAGGATGAGTATGGGGCAAGGGCAGGGCGTCGTTCTATCTACCTTGTAAAAGATATTAAAAAAGGTGAACCTCTTACTGATTCTCACGTCAAATCCATAAGACCTGCCTTGGGGCTTGAACCATATCTTTTAGATTCTGTCTTAGGTAAAAAGGCTCTTTGTGATCTTAAAGCTCCTCAGCCTCTTAATGCTGATGATTTTCTTTCTTAA
- the htpX gene encoding protease HtpX, which produces MRIILYIGMQIAVLLLVSIVGSVLLNIFGIQINPNDYMSLLVMCAIFGCAGSLISLMMSKFMCKKSYGVQVIDTPRNSQEAFLVNTVAMLCQKDGLKMPEVGIYNSPDPNAFATGASKDAALVAVSTGLLNSMSQQEVTGVLGHEISHIKNGDMVTMALLQGVLNTFVYFFSYIITFAIVNASRGNNSDSQRSPSFGSSMMFYTINSIMQTVFGLLATMLLMWFSRYREYRADAGSAELNGKQCMISALEALQRGVQPQANKEKSYMQALCINGPATLSELFMSHPPLEKRIAALRESSL; this is translated from the coding sequence ATGCGTATTATTTTATATATCGGAATGCAGATTGCTGTTCTGCTTTTGGTTAGTATAGTTGGCTCTGTACTGCTGAATATCTTTGGCATTCAGATTAACCCTAACGATTACATGTCATTGCTTGTGATGTGTGCTATTTTCGGATGTGCCGGCTCTCTGATATCTCTTATGATGTCAAAGTTCATGTGTAAGAAGTCCTATGGAGTTCAGGTTATAGATACACCTAGAAACTCTCAGGAAGCTTTTCTGGTTAACACTGTTGCCATGCTCTGTCAGAAGGATGGTCTTAAGATGCCAGAGGTCGGTATCTACAATTCCCCTGATCCAAATGCCTTTGCAACTGGGGCATCAAAAGATGCCGCTCTGGTTGCAGTTTCCACCGGGCTTTTGAATTCTATGTCCCAGCAGGAGGTAACCGGTGTTCTTGGCCATGAGATTTCTCACATTAAAAATGGTGATATGGTTACCATGGCACTGCTGCAGGGAGTTTTAAACACCTTTGTGTATTTCTTCTCTTACATTATAACATTCGCCATCGTCAACGCTTCCAGAGGAAATAACTCTGATTCCCAGAGATCTCCATCCTTTGGTTCAAGTATGATGTTTTATACCATCAACTCTATTATGCAGACTGTCTTCGGTTTATTGGCCACAATGCTGTTAATGTGGTTCTCTCGCTATCGTGAGTACAGAGCAGATGCTGGTTCTGCCGAGCTTAACGGTAAACAGTGCATGATCAGTGCTCTTGAAGCTTTACAGCGAGGAGTTCAGCCTCAGGCAAACAAGGAGAAGAGCTACATGCAGGCTCTATGCATTAACGGTCCTGCAACTTTGTCTGAGCTTTTTATGTCTCATCCACCTCTAGAGAAGAGAATTGCTGCATTAAGAGAATCTTCTTTGTAA
- a CDS encoding type III secretion system chaperone codes for MNISDLNKFLQRLTSYDLTPFDQDGLTYTRLKDGNMLNIYATDLSLMLFMQVDVLGNAGDEHPEIFRELLHSNIIGGKFGNLRIVYDNESTAIWICHDILWETINADSFVFEIDMFVKNAPLLIKLLREDIIATYLGESGSVEENRNNTEKLIDIYIANLLRV; via the coding sequence ATGAATATAAGTGATCTGAACAAGTTTTTACAAAGACTGACCTCATATGATTTGACTCCTTTTGACCAAGATGGATTGACCTATACAAGATTGAAAGATGGCAATATGCTGAATATCTATGCTACAGATTTGTCGCTTATGCTTTTTATGCAGGTCGATGTGCTAGGAAATGCAGGAGATGAGCATCCTGAAATTTTTCGTGAACTGCTTCATTCTAATATTATTGGCGGAAAATTTGGTAATCTCAGAATAGTATATGACAATGAATCAACTGCAATATGGATCTGTCATGATATTCTTTGGGAAACAATCAACGCTGACAGTTTTGTTTTTGAAATTGATATGTTTGTAAAAAATGCCCCTTTACTGATTAAGTTGTTAAGAGAAGATATAATTGCAACCTATCTCGGTGAGTCAGGTTCAGTTGAAGAAAACAGAAATAATACTGAAAAACTCATAGACATTTATATCGCCAACCTGCTAAGAGTCTAG
- the gap gene encoding type I glyceraldehyde-3-phosphate dehydrogenase, with the protein MTIKVGINGFGRIGRFVFRASILRPELGIQVVGINDLCPPDYMAYMLKYDTMHGAFNGTIDVVDGNLVVNGNTIRVTAERDPANLKWGDVGAEYVVESTGLFLTDEKARAHIKAGAKRVVMSAPSKDSTPMFVMGVNNDTYAGQDIVSNASCTTNCLAPLAKVINDEFGLENGLMTTVHSTTATQKTVDGPSMKDWRGGRAAAGNIIPSTTGAAKAVGKVIPSLNGKLTGMSVRVPTLDVSMVDLTCTLKKGASYEDICAAVKAASEGALKGILGYTADAVVSSDFLGDTRTSIFDEKAGIALTDNFVKLVSWYDNEIGYSNKVLELIKSMEESGK; encoded by the coding sequence ATGACTATTAAAGTTGGTATTAACGGCTTTGGCCGTATCGGTCGTTTCGTATTCCGCGCATCAATCCTACGTCCAGAGTTAGGTATTCAGGTTGTTGGTATTAATGACCTATGCCCACCAGATTACATGGCATACATGTTAAAGTATGACACCATGCACGGTGCTTTCAACGGCACCATTGATGTTGTTGACGGTAACTTAGTTGTAAACGGCAACACCATTCGCGTTACTGCAGAGAGAGATCCTGCAAACCTTAAGTGGGGTGACGTTGGTGCAGAATATGTTGTAGAATCAACTGGTTTATTCCTAACTGACGAGAAAGCACGTGCTCACATCAAAGCCGGTGCAAAGCGTGTTGTTATGTCAGCTCCTTCAAAGGATTCAACCCCAATGTTCGTTATGGGTGTTAACAATGACACTTATGCTGGTCAGGACATCGTTTCAAATGCATCTTGCACAACTAACTGTCTAGCTCCTTTAGCTAAGGTTATCAACGATGAGTTCGGTTTAGAGAACGGCTTAATGACAACAGTTCACTCTACAACAGCTACTCAGAAGACTGTTGACGGTCCTTCAATGAAGGATTGGCGCGGTGGTCGTGCTGCTGCAGGTAACATCATTCCATCTACAACTGGTGCTGCTAAGGCTGTTGGTAAGGTAATTCCTTCATTAAACGGCAAGTTAACCGGTATGTCAGTACGTGTTCCAACTCTTGACGTTTCTATGGTTGATTTAACCTGTACTTTAAAGAAGGGTGCTTCTTACGAGGACATCTGTGCTGCTGTTAAGGCTGCTTCAGAGGGTGCATTAAAGGGTATTTTAGGTTACACCGCAGATGCAGTTGTATCATCAGACTTCCTTGGTGACACTCGTACTTCTATCTTCGACGAGAAGGCTGGTATCGCATTAACCGACAACTTCGTTAAGTTAGTATCATGGTACGACAATGAAATTGGTTACTCAAACAAGGTTCTTGAGTTAATCAAGTCAATGGAAGAGTCAGGCAAGTAA
- a CDS encoding substrate-binding domain-containing protein, which yields MFRKLFSLSVIFYFLVGGISECFAAKIGIAMPNTVVPRWQTDGATLKEELEATENEVILVFADNKKETQIAQIEDMIKQKCDALLVVPVDGRSLTEVLEKAKQAGIKIISYDRLIMNSDAVSYYASFDNFKVGLLQGEFIEDKLNLKEDGAPKNIEFFTGSIDDNNVNFLWAGDMEILKPYLVSGRLECKSNQTSKEDAAVHRWLAENAKDRMTKLVQAHNYGPKPDQTRLDAVLCPNDTVANAVIEVLIKLCGYDASNMPVITGQDCSKVGAKNIRNGLQSMCVFKDSRILAIHVVDMVNEMLSGEEVDVNDTTSYDNGTGVIPAYLCDPKVVNKENIKEILIDTGYYTEKDLK from the coding sequence ATGTTTCGTAAGCTATTTTCCCTATCTGTTATTTTTTATTTCCTTGTTGGTGGCATTTCCGAATGTTTTGCTGCCAAGATTGGTATAGCTATGCCTAACACGGTTGTACCTCGTTGGCAGACAGACGGAGCCACATTAAAAGAAGAGCTTGAGGCCACAGAAAATGAGGTAATACTTGTTTTTGCTGATAACAAGAAAGAGACTCAGATTGCTCAGATTGAGGATATGATTAAGCAGAAATGTGACGCTCTTCTGGTTGTACCTGTTGACGGAAGATCACTTACTGAGGTTCTGGAAAAGGCAAAACAGGCTGGAATTAAGATTATCTCCTATGACCGTCTGATCATGAATTCAGATGCTGTTTCGTATTATGCAAGCTTTGATAATTTTAAGGTTGGACTGTTACAAGGTGAATTTATTGAGGATAAGCTCAATCTTAAAGAAGATGGAGCCCCAAAGAATATCGAATTCTTTACCGGCTCGATTGATGATAATAACGTAAACTTCCTATGGGCTGGTGATATGGAGATTTTAAAGCCATATCTGGTATCAGGTAGACTGGAATGCAAATCAAACCAGACTTCAAAGGAGGATGCCGCTGTTCATCGCTGGCTTGCAGAAAATGCCAAGGATAGAATGACCAAGCTTGTTCAGGCTCATAATTATGGCCCAAAACCAGATCAGACTCGCCTTGATGCTGTTCTCTGTCCTAATGATACTGTTGCTAATGCTGTTATTGAGGTTCTAATCAAGCTGTGTGGTTATGACGCTTCCAATATGCCTGTGATTACCGGACAGGACTGTTCAAAGGTCGGAGCAAAGAATATTAGAAACGGACTGCAGTCGATGTGTGTGTTTAAGGATTCACGAATTCTTGCAATTCATGTCGTGGATATGGTTAATGAGATGCTTTCTGGTGAAGAGGTTGATGTAAACGATACTACCTCATATGATAATGGTACCGGAGTCATTCCAGCCTATCTGTGCGACCCTAAGGTGGTAAATAAGGAGAATATCAAGGAAATCCTTATTGACACTGGTTACTATACAGAAAAGGATTTAAAATAA
- the tyrA gene encoding bifunctional chorismate mutase/prephenate dehydrogenase — protein MSAVELEKIREEINDTDRELIRLLKKRFDLVSKAAVSKKEFGDKVYSREREAYVISSAEKYAVESGLPEGLLSDVMKRLLRESYKICSATDFSYPKTLKESGDIVIVGGNGGMGRVFSRYFEASGYKVFSFGHRGWDKAPEYLKNAKVVIVTVPIDVTVEVIQKLSPLLREDQLLCDFTSVKAPIVDAMMKYHKGPVLGLHPMFGPDVKSLVKQVIVTVPQRDEKASEFLVEQFRIWGAKIVKSEAADHDKAMSIIQALRHFGTYSYGSFLQSLNPDLKRLIELSSPIYRMELMMVGRLFAQDPRLYGDIIMSSDANLELIEKFVRSLSKDLSIVKDKDLDAFTERFLKTREYFGEFADVAFKESGSLLAKLQDERQ, from the coding sequence ATGAGTGCCGTAGAACTAGAAAAAATCCGAGAAGAAATAAACGATACCGACAGAGAGCTTATAAGGTTACTAAAAAAAAGATTTGATCTCGTATCTAAGGCTGCTGTATCAAAAAAAGAGTTTGGAGATAAGGTCTATTCACGTGAGCGCGAAGCCTATGTGATAAGCTCTGCTGAAAAATATGCCGTTGAGTCTGGTCTTCCCGAGGGGCTGCTTTCGGATGTCATGAAACGTCTGCTAAGAGAGTCCTATAAAATCTGTTCTGCTACAGACTTTTCCTATCCAAAAACTTTAAAGGAATCAGGTGATATTGTTATTGTCGGTGGCAATGGCGGTATGGGCCGTGTTTTCTCAAGATATTTCGAGGCATCAGGCTATAAAGTATTTTCCTTTGGACACAGAGGCTGGGATAAGGCTCCTGAGTATCTGAAGAATGCCAAAGTTGTAATCGTCACAGTTCCAATTGATGTTACAGTGGAGGTAATTCAGAAGCTTTCTCCCCTTTTAAGAGAGGATCAGCTCCTCTGTGATTTCACTTCTGTAAAGGCTCCGATTGTTGATGCCATGATGAAATATCACAAGGGGCCGGTTTTAGGTTTGCACCCTATGTTCGGACCTGATGTTAAGAGCCTTGTTAAACAGGTGATTGTAACTGTTCCTCAGCGAGATGAGAAAGCCTCGGAATTTCTTGTTGAACAGTTTAGAATCTGGGGCGCTAAAATCGTTAAATCGGAAGCTGCCGACCATGATAAGGCGATGAGCATTATTCAGGCTCTGCGTCATTTCGGTACTTACAGCTATGGTTCCTTCCTGCAGTCTCTGAATCCGGATTTAAAACGCCTGATTGAACTCTCCTCTCCTATTTACAGAATGGAGCTGATGATGGTTGGCAGACTCTTTGCGCAGGACCCTCGTCTGTATGGCGATATCATCATGTCCTCAGATGCTAATTTAGAGCTTATAGAAAAGTTTGTAAGATCCCTGTCTAAGGATTTGAGTATTGTTAAGGATAAAGATCTGGATGCCTTTACTGAACGTTTCTTAAAGACTCGTGAGTATTTTGGCGAGTTTGCTGATGTGGCTTTCAAAGAGAGCGGCTCATTACTGGCTAAACTACAGGATGAAAGACAGTGA
- a CDS encoding MlaA family lipoprotein → MNIKKKMASLAVTLAFFVGGTAQAFHSNYSPMAPRQLTYKASHADYSYGLTVLPGNSIDSIEGLNRNGPWQTNYYVLDRYILRPVAHGYAKLPQFTRTGIHNFIGNVGELNNTVNNLFLGNFADSGISISRFAINSTIGILGLFDVATPMGIERKEMSFDTVQGRAGADSGAYLMIPALGPSTERAIHGTVVDAWPTYLVPPLIGWTFNAISAIDTRAGLIPQEEMIDNAVDPYAQVRTAYLQYREGKVNPDAAMENKKDENVEEFLEEID, encoded by the coding sequence ATGAATATTAAAAAGAAAATGGCATCACTTGCGGTTACTCTTGCTTTTTTTGTAGGGGGAACTGCTCAGGCATTTCATTCCAATTACAGCCCAATGGCGCCAAGACAGCTTACCTATAAAGCCTCTCATGCAGATTATAGCTACGGTCTTACCGTTCTTCCTGGAAATTCCATTGATTCAATTGAAGGTTTAAACCGTAACGGACCTTGGCAGACCAACTACTATGTTCTTGACAGATATATTCTAAGACCTGTTGCTCATGGTTATGCCAAGCTTCCTCAGTTTACCCGTACCGGTATTCACAATTTTATCGGTAATGTCGGAGAGCTGAACAATACCGTAAACAACCTGTTTTTAGGGAATTTTGCTGACAGCGGAATATCCATAAGCCGTTTTGCCATCAATTCAACCATCGGTATTTTAGGTCTCTTTGATGTTGCTACCCCTATGGGTATCGAACGTAAAGAAATGAGCTTTGATACTGTGCAGGGCAGGGCAGGTGCTGACAGCGGTGCCTATCTTATGATTCCTGCATTGGGTCCCTCAACCGAAAGAGCCATACACGGTACTGTAGTTGATGCCTGGCCAACCTATCTGGTTCCACCTCTAATCGGCTGGACCTTTAATGCCATCAGTGCCATTGATACCAGAGCAGGTCTCATCCCTCAGGAGGAGATGATAGATAACGCAGTTGATCCATATGCACAGGTAAGAACCGCTTATCTGCAGTATCGTGAGGGTAAGGTTAACCCTGATGCCGCTATGGAAAACAAGAAAGACGAGAATGTCGAAGAATTTTTAGAAGAGATTGATTAA